A window of Bufo gargarizans isolate SCDJY-AF-19 chromosome 9, ASM1485885v1, whole genome shotgun sequence contains these coding sequences:
- the LOC122919424 gene encoding E3 SUMO-protein ligase KIAA1586-like isoform X1 produces MTGCVQHYRFFRVIECIPRPTWQHSAYVIQVPGFGLLKITICYYYVLEEAYTVPAHTEDTSRFDQTFYYLKNINKMKRQATLFSFFDSSRKKKTIQSQELDLCVNDINNNVVANTEKDAVLNENTIYEIDHEVPMELVDRHDIESVVGNDDGTVSDVLTVEEACTSTISCWSKKQFEYFSKLFPWIQVKNGKLGCNVCSKVRGSLGIEKAKACHVSEEWSNFLVKPSGTLKLIQQASVRKKIREHSVSKSHNKAETLQNTAKIGILTTAMDRLNEKAIAATIHIFNIVYSLALNNKPMADIEGEVQLQKINGVDVGVGLHSRKTAITIIQHISSQIRKALFSKIASCKSKLCVIIDESSTVAQKSVLVIYIRCELSTHQDPVNVFVDLKELDSTTAEVITETLFNCLSENGFDKDYLQDNLIGFCSDGASAMLGSKSGVASRIVREFPNIVIWHCLSHRVQLALDDAINSVSQVNHFKMFLEKIYSIYHVSNKHQLELHNIAADLELEIVKIGRILGPRWVACSARAAKAVWRAYPALYKHFSNYKNFLGMKKKMENLCFLKDLALMIEILEELSLLSLALQDRDVSLVKADRLLCRCIRALKNLKENPGKHEVQIDTMIRTEPFKDIPFQVSAKNTGLPRAQLIQSVIDNMKSRLFSTANTRQMDSGTVVQNASRYKKLLSLFSLLEPNSWPSDLTLSPWPEGECQLRQLNELIKCNIPVNDFRDYIDNRYFSDCSLPPSIQQAKKIIRVIAVSSAEAERGFSIMNNIATHERSRLTVSNISHLMTIKILGKPISSWGPEIYVKSWLRRNHHTATDLRVKKKAAKQYDENSTAIWSLF; encoded by the exons ATGACTGGTTGTGTTCAGCATTACAGATTTTTCAG GGTCATCGAATGTATACCAAGACCTACATGGCAACATTCAGCATATGTCATTCAAGTTCCAGGATTTGGGCTACTTAAGATTACCATTTG CTACTACTATGTATTGGAAGAAGCTTACACAGTGCCAGCACACACTGAAGACACCTCAAGGTTTGATCAAACCTTTTATTATCTGAAGAATATAAACAAAATGAAGAGACAAGCTACACTGTTTAGTTTTTTCGATTCatccagaaagaaaaaaacaatacaGTCTCAGGAATTGGACTTGTGTGTAAATGACATTAATAATAATGTTGTAGCTAACACTGAGAAGGATGCTGTTCTTAATGAAAATACTATATATGAAATTGACCATGAAGTTCCAATGGAACTGGTTGATAGGCATGATATTGAAAGTGTTGTTGGCAATGATGATGGTACAGTTTCAGATGTGTTAACAGTTGAAGAGGCATGTACAAGCACTATATCATGTTGGTCCAAAAAACAATTTGAATATTTTAGCAAGTTGTTTCCATGGATCCAggttaaaaatggaaaattaggttgCAATGTGTGTAGTAAGGTCAGAGGGTCTTTGGGAATAGAAAAAGCTAAGGCATGCCATGTTTCAGAGGAGTGGAGTAACTTTTTAGTAAAACCAAGTGGCACCCTCAAATTGATTCAGCAGGCCTCTGTTCGCAAAAAAATTAGAGAGCACAGTGTTTCTAAATCTCACAATAAAGCAGAGACACTTCAGAATACCGCCAAAATTGGCATATTAACAACAGCAATGGACAGGCTCAATGAGAAAGCTATAGCTGCGACAAttcatatttttaatatagtataCAGTTTAGCTTTAAATAATAAGCCTATGGCTGACATAGAAGGAGAAGTTCAATTGCAGAAAATTAATGGTGTGGATGTTGGAGTAGGCCTTCACTCAAGGAAAACTGCCATTACGATAATTCAACATATATCCTCACAAATAAGGAAGGCTTTATTTTCTAAAATTGCCAGTTGTAAGAGCAAATTATGTGTCATAATTGATGAATCCTCAACTGTGGCACAGAAAAGTGTTTTAGTCATCTATATTCGTTGTGAGCTTTCAACACATCAGGATCCTGTCAATGTATTTGTGGATCTTAAAGAGCTTGACTCAACCACTGCTGAGGTGATAACTGAAACACTTTTCAACTGCTTAAGTGAAAATGGATTTGATAAAGATTATTTACAAGATAATCTGATAGGATTTTGCTCAGATGGTGCTAGTGCAATGCTAGGTAGCAAGTCTGGGGTTGCATCTAGAATTGTAAGAGAATTTCCAAACATAGTCATATGGCACTGTTTGAGCCACAGGGTTCAACTTGCTCTTGATGATGCAATTAATTCTGTATCCCAAGTTAATCACTTTAAAATGTTcctagaaaaaatatatagcatatatCATGTATCTAACAAACATCAGTTAGAGCTTCATAACATAGCAGCAGATCTAGAGTTGGAGATAGTAAAGATTGGTAGAATCCTAGGTCCTCGGTGGGTGGCTTGTAGTGCTCGTGCTGCCAAGGCAGTATGGAGAGCGTATCCAGCTCTGTATAAGCACTTTTCGAATTATAAGAATTTCTTGGGAAtgaagaaaaaaatggaaaacttgTGTTTCCTAAAAGATCTCGCTTTAATGATCGAAATTCTTGAGGAGCTCTCCCTTTTATCCCTTGCTTTACAAGACCGGGATGTTTCTCTTGTCAAAGCAGACAGACTTCTTTGTCGGTGTATTAGGGCCCTTAAAAACCTAAAAGAAAATCCAGGGAAGCATGAAGTTCAGATTGATACAATGATTAGAACAGAGCCATTTAAAGATATTCCTTTCCAAGTGAGTGCTAAAAACACTGGTCTTCCAAGAGCACAGTTAATTCAGAGCGTAATAGACAATATGAAAAGTAGGTTGTTTTCCACTGCAAATACAAGACAAATGGACAGTGGTACAGTTGTCCAAAACGCAAGCCGCTACAAAAAGTTATTGTCCTTGTTCTCTTTACTTGAACCCAATTCTTGGCCATCTGACCTCACACTATCTCCGTGGCCAGAAGGGGAATGTCAATTAAGACAGTTAAATGAACTGATAAAATGTAACATTCCAGTTAATGATTTCCGGGATTACATAGACAACAGATATTTTTCAGATTGCAGCCTGCCACCCTCTATTCAACAAGCCAAGAAAATTATTCGGGTCATAGCTGTCAGTAGCGCTGAAGCTGAAAGAGGATTTAGTATCATGAATAACATTGCCACACATGAAAGAAGCAGACTTACAGTTTCTAATATATCACATCTTATGACAATCAAAATTCTTGGCAAACCAATATCAAGCTGGGGTCCGGAAATATATGTTAAGTCTTGGTTACGGAGAAACCACCACACTGCCACAGACCTCAGAGTTAAAAAAAAGGCAGCCAAACAATACGATGAAAATTCCACAGCTATTTGGTCTTTGTTTTAA
- the LOC122919424 gene encoding E3 SUMO-protein ligase KIAA1586-like isoform X2, which translates to MTGCVQHYRFFRVIECIPRPTWQHSAYVIQVPGFGLLKITICYYYVLEEAYTVPAHTEDTSRFDQTFYYLKNINKMKRQATLFSFFDSSRKKKTIQSQELDLCVNDINNNVVANTEKDAVLNENTIYEIDHEVPMELVDRHDIESVVGNDDGTVSDVLTVEKQFEYFSKLFPWIQVKNGKLGCNVCSKVRGSLGIEKAKACHVSEEWSNFLVKPSGTLKLIQQASVRKKIREHSVSKSHNKAETLQNTAKIGILTTAMDRLNEKAIAATIHIFNIVYSLALNNKPMADIEGEVQLQKINGVDVGVGLHSRKTAITIIQHISSQIRKALFSKIASCKSKLCVIIDESSTVAQKSVLVIYIRCELSTHQDPVNVFVDLKELDSTTAEVITETLFNCLSENGFDKDYLQDNLIGFCSDGASAMLGSKSGVASRIVREFPNIVIWHCLSHRVQLALDDAINSVSQVNHFKMFLEKIYSIYHVSNKHQLELHNIAADLELEIVKIGRILGPRWVACSARAAKAVWRAYPALYKHFSNYKNFLGMKKKMENLCFLKDLALMIEILEELSLLSLALQDRDVSLVKADRLLCRCIRALKNLKENPGKHEVQIDTMIRTEPFKDIPFQVSAKNTGLPRAQLIQSVIDNMKSRLFSTANTRQMDSGTVVQNASRYKKLLSLFSLLEPNSWPSDLTLSPWPEGECQLRQLNELIKCNIPVNDFRDYIDNRYFSDCSLPPSIQQAKKIIRVIAVSSAEAERGFSIMNNIATHERSRLTVSNISHLMTIKILGKPISSWGPEIYVKSWLRRNHHTATDLRVKKKAAKQYDENSTAIWSLF; encoded by the exons ATGACTGGTTGTGTTCAGCATTACAGATTTTTCAG GGTCATCGAATGTATACCAAGACCTACATGGCAACATTCAGCATATGTCATTCAAGTTCCAGGATTTGGGCTACTTAAGATTACCATTTG CTACTACTATGTATTGGAAGAAGCTTACACAGTGCCAGCACACACTGAAGACACCTCAAGGTTTGATCAAACCTTTTATTATCTGAAGAATATAAACAAAATGAAGAGACAAGCTACACTGTTTAGTTTTTTCGATTCatccagaaagaaaaaaacaatacaGTCTCAGGAATTGGACTTGTGTGTAAATGACATTAATAATAATGTTGTAGCTAACACTGAGAAGGATGCTGTTCTTAATGAAAATACTATATATGAAATTGACCATGAAGTTCCAATGGAACTGGTTGATAGGCATGATATTGAAAGTGTTGTTGGCAATGATGATGGTACAGTTTCAGATGTGTTAACAGTTG AAAAACAATTTGAATATTTTAGCAAGTTGTTTCCATGGATCCAggttaaaaatggaaaattaggttgCAATGTGTGTAGTAAGGTCAGAGGGTCTTTGGGAATAGAAAAAGCTAAGGCATGCCATGTTTCAGAGGAGTGGAGTAACTTTTTAGTAAAACCAAGTGGCACCCTCAAATTGATTCAGCAGGCCTCTGTTCGCAAAAAAATTAGAGAGCACAGTGTTTCTAAATCTCACAATAAAGCAGAGACACTTCAGAATACCGCCAAAATTGGCATATTAACAACAGCAATGGACAGGCTCAATGAGAAAGCTATAGCTGCGACAAttcatatttttaatatagtataCAGTTTAGCTTTAAATAATAAGCCTATGGCTGACATAGAAGGAGAAGTTCAATTGCAGAAAATTAATGGTGTGGATGTTGGAGTAGGCCTTCACTCAAGGAAAACTGCCATTACGATAATTCAACATATATCCTCACAAATAAGGAAGGCTTTATTTTCTAAAATTGCCAGTTGTAAGAGCAAATTATGTGTCATAATTGATGAATCCTCAACTGTGGCACAGAAAAGTGTTTTAGTCATCTATATTCGTTGTGAGCTTTCAACACATCAGGATCCTGTCAATGTATTTGTGGATCTTAAAGAGCTTGACTCAACCACTGCTGAGGTGATAACTGAAACACTTTTCAACTGCTTAAGTGAAAATGGATTTGATAAAGATTATTTACAAGATAATCTGATAGGATTTTGCTCAGATGGTGCTAGTGCAATGCTAGGTAGCAAGTCTGGGGTTGCATCTAGAATTGTAAGAGAATTTCCAAACATAGTCATATGGCACTGTTTGAGCCACAGGGTTCAACTTGCTCTTGATGATGCAATTAATTCTGTATCCCAAGTTAATCACTTTAAAATGTTcctagaaaaaatatatagcatatatCATGTATCTAACAAACATCAGTTAGAGCTTCATAACATAGCAGCAGATCTAGAGTTGGAGATAGTAAAGATTGGTAGAATCCTAGGTCCTCGGTGGGTGGCTTGTAGTGCTCGTGCTGCCAAGGCAGTATGGAGAGCGTATCCAGCTCTGTATAAGCACTTTTCGAATTATAAGAATTTCTTGGGAAtgaagaaaaaaatggaaaacttgTGTTTCCTAAAAGATCTCGCTTTAATGATCGAAATTCTTGAGGAGCTCTCCCTTTTATCCCTTGCTTTACAAGACCGGGATGTTTCTCTTGTCAAAGCAGACAGACTTCTTTGTCGGTGTATTAGGGCCCTTAAAAACCTAAAAGAAAATCCAGGGAAGCATGAAGTTCAGATTGATACAATGATTAGAACAGAGCCATTTAAAGATATTCCTTTCCAAGTGAGTGCTAAAAACACTGGTCTTCCAAGAGCACAGTTAATTCAGAGCGTAATAGACAATATGAAAAGTAGGTTGTTTTCCACTGCAAATACAAGACAAATGGACAGTGGTACAGTTGTCCAAAACGCAAGCCGCTACAAAAAGTTATTGTCCTTGTTCTCTTTACTTGAACCCAATTCTTGGCCATCTGACCTCACACTATCTCCGTGGCCAGAAGGGGAATGTCAATTAAGACAGTTAAATGAACTGATAAAATGTAACATTCCAGTTAATGATTTCCGGGATTACATAGACAACAGATATTTTTCAGATTGCAGCCTGCCACCCTCTATTCAACAAGCCAAGAAAATTATTCGGGTCATAGCTGTCAGTAGCGCTGAAGCTGAAAGAGGATTTAGTATCATGAATAACATTGCCACACATGAAAGAAGCAGACTTACAGTTTCTAATATATCACATCTTATGACAATCAAAATTCTTGGCAAACCAATATCAAGCTGGGGTCCGGAAATATATGTTAAGTCTTGGTTACGGAGAAACCACCACACTGCCACAGACCTCAGAGTTAAAAAAAAGGCAGCCAAACAATACGATGAAAATTCCACAGCTATTTGGTCTTTGTTTTAA